The Xanthomonas fragariae genome has a segment encoding these proteins:
- a CDS encoding integration host factor subunit beta, with translation MTKSELIEILARRQAHLKSDDVDLAVKSLLEMMGQALSDGDRIEIRGFGSFSLHYRPPRLGRNPKTGESVALPGKHVPHFKPGKELRERVSSVVPVDLADAAD, from the coding sequence ATGACAAAGTCCGAATTAATTGAAATCCTGGCGCGACGCCAAGCGCATCTGAAGTCGGACGACGTGGATCTGGCAGTGAAGTCGCTGCTGGAAATGATGGGGCAGGCGCTCTCAGATGGTGATCGGATCGAAATCCGCGGGTTCGGCAGTTTCTCGCTGCATTACCGTCCACCACGCCTGGGCCGTAATCCAAAGACCGGCGAGTCGGTCGCCTTGCCGGGCAAGCATGTTCCGCACTTCAAGCCGGGCAAGGAATTGCGTGAGCGCGTGAGTTCCGTGGTCCCTGTCGATCTGGCCGATGCAGCGGATTGA
- a CDS encoding lipopolysaccharide assembly protein LapA domain-containing protein: MKVFRLLVMLAFLLVGLIIGAVNSQDVTLDFLFSNVHTTSGIAIIVALLVGVLIGAGMVLVSVVIPIYSKLRQANKAVAVSRVDARSIPPGSAEPRPFDGM; this comes from the coding sequence ATGAAGGTGTTTCGTTTGCTGGTGATGTTGGCCTTCCTGCTGGTCGGTCTGATCATCGGTGCGGTCAATTCCCAGGACGTCACTCTCGATTTCCTATTCTCTAATGTGCATACCACCTCCGGGATTGCGATCATCGTCGCGTTGCTGGTTGGCGTGTTGATTGGTGCCGGCATGGTGCTGGTCAGCGTGGTCATTCCCATTTACTCCAAACTGCGCCAGGCCAACAAGGCTGTTGCTGTCAGTCGCGTTGACGCCAGGTCCATTCCGCCTGGCTCAGCCGAGCCCCGCCCCTTTGATGGGATGTAA